In Salmo salar chromosome ssa24, Ssal_v3.1, whole genome shotgun sequence, the following proteins share a genomic window:
- the LOC106585327 gene encoding ectonucleoside triphosphate diphosphohydrolase 2 isoform X2 encodes MRETPQFMYGVVLDAGSSHTTMYIYKWPSDKQNGTGIVTQHRGGISSYAGERGGAGSSLEPCLKQTLQDIPKSRHRLTPVYLGATAVYPTPPSQSKY; translated from the exons ATGAGGGAAACTCCACAATTCATG TATGGAGTAGTCCTTGATGCAGGCTCGTCCCATACTACCATGTACATCTACAAGTGGCCGTCTGATAAACAAAATGGCACTGGCATTGTCACTCAGCACA GAGGAGGGATATCCAGCTATGCAGGGGAACGAGGGGGTGCAGGGAGCAGTCTTGAACCCTGTCTGAAACAGACTTTGCAGGACATCCCCAAATCCAGACACCGCCTCACTCCTGTGTATCTGGGAGCCACGGCGG TATATCCAACTCCACCGAGTCAGAGCAAATACTGA
- the LOC106585327 gene encoding ectonucleoside triphosphate diphosphohydrolase 2 isoform X1 — MRETPQFMYGVVLDAGSSHTTMYIYKWPSDKQNGTGIVTQHSECHVKGGGISSYAGERGGAGSSLEPCLKQTLQDIPKSRHRLTPVYLGATAVYPTPPSQSKY, encoded by the exons ATGAGGGAAACTCCACAATTCATG TATGGAGTAGTCCTTGATGCAGGCTCGTCCCATACTACCATGTACATCTACAAGTGGCCGTCTGATAAACAAAATGGCACTGGCATTGTCACTCAGCACAGTGAGTGTCATGTTAAGG GAGGAGGGATATCCAGCTATGCAGGGGAACGAGGGGGTGCAGGGAGCAGTCTTGAACCCTGTCTGAAACAGACTTTGCAGGACATCCCCAAATCCAGACACCGCCTCACTCCTGTGTATCTGGGAGCCACGGCGG TATATCCAACTCCACCGAGTCAGAGCAAATACTGA